GCCCACCTTCTCCAAATttgaggagaagaaaaacattgaGAAAGGTCGTCGAATTAATACCATGAGGAGACTCTTCTGGGGCAGCCCATCGCCTCCAAAACCTCAAGGTAGCTCTGGTTTTGTGGAGTTTGCTTTCCTTGTTCTCAGTTGCATTAAGTCAAAAGTATCTGCTGTCTGTGATTGATTCGGGTTGTTCACGAGCTAATCTGCCTGAAGGATTAAAAGTATGTTGGGCAAAAATGAAAGGagccttaaaatcatgaaaagtCCCTAAGAGAGCTTGTAAGACCAATTTATGCTTCAAACATAACACTGCAGTTAGCTGTGTCTTATAATCCTACAAAATGTGTTGAGATCAAAGCAAAAACTTTGAACTACTGACCTTCCAGAtggtgtgtctgtctgtctttagcACAATGTTTCTATTAAACTGTTCTTTCAGGACTGTCCTAAAAACTGTCTTGTAAAGCataatggctgatttttaactaatttagcAGTCCTGCTTCATAAGGATAACTGTGGATTGagactaaaagaaagaaagtgccAAAAACTATTTTCTGTGCAGCATAACTTGGCTCAGTCTTAAAAGCAGGGTGAGGAGGCTGGACAACTGAGGTGGTTCATGCATCTGATTAGGACACCAATTGGGCGCCTCCCTACAACTAAAAACAACTAGAAACTAGGAAATCctgggtagacccagaactcaccGGAGAGATTActtatctcatctggcctgggaatgccttgGGGAATgtccaggaggagctggaaaacaCTCCTGGGTAGAGGGGCATCTGGAAAGACCTGCTTAGCCTGTTGCCCCAATTCTGGATAGgtgtaataaaaatgtttccatCCATTTCACACTACATGCCTCATCAGTACATCATCTGTAGTAACAATTATGTAATAACAAAACTGTTTAGTTGATTTAGTTCATTACCTAAAGGTTCTTAGGTGCACACTTATGCGTTTATGGTCCAAACCCCCATAGTAGCGGAGATTAATCCTTCATAGCTGTGTGTATTATGGTCATTTACTCCAATatgatttactgttttattgaaTGCAGACAGAGCCAGCAGTGTTTCAACAAATGCAGTCATTCTGTGTATCACCTTACTTGTTATTAATCAgtaatctttgttttttgtccccCTAGAGTCTCCTGAAAGTCGTGCAAATGCGTTGAAGGCCTTCCAGAGCCTTGAGCCAGGGGATTTCACTGGTTTCCTAAAGATACTGCGGAGCCCTTCCTCCCAGCGCTTGCAGTCCCGCTGTACAGCTTTCCTCAACACAATGGAGGCCTATCATGTAATTATCTGTTTCAAGTTTCAGTATTACACTTCTCACAATTTTCTCTTGTTATTTCAGAGCTGTCTTGATCATAGATTCACATTATCTTTACAGGCTCTGCCGGTACAGAAGCAGTCAGACCTTGTGCAAGATTTCTACCAGTCTTTTGCTGAATATTTTCGTGGTGAGTACAAACCAGTTCAGTATGTGTTGGGTGGCTCAATCTGAAAACATGAGGAAGTTAATtgacttttgtttcttttgttttcaggttTCCCTGAGGTGCAGGTCACTCAGATAATGGAGCATGTAGAGAAGTTAATAATGACACGGTTGCACAAATGGGTTTTCTGCCATGACAGCTGTGATGATGAACAGAAGGACCTGATTCTCCAGAAAAGGATACGGTAGGTAGCCGTTATATGCTTGTGATGTACAAGTGACTTATACTGTACATGATCTAAACCTTTAACCCAAAGTCCTGTTTGACGCTGATTCTTTACTCTGCAGTTCCTTAAACTGGGTGACTCCACAGATGCTGGGCGTACCTTTTCCtgacaaaaacacttcagtcaCAGGCGACCCCTTTTTACCTGCCATAACAGGTGATTGAACACCTTAAAGAATTACGTAATAATGCGCATTACACATAAATACTTTCTTGTGAAGAGCTGAATGAGATGATTGATGCCACCAGAGACGTTAGACATTCTTGTGAGCTAATTTTGTTACCTTTGTGCAGAGCCAGACTATCTGTTTCCCCCTGTTTCAAGTCTTGATGTTAGGCTAAGCTAATCTAAGATAACCGAAGCCTTATATTTAATCCGCAGGCATGAAAGTGGTTTTAAGCTTCTCATCTAATGACCTGATCAGAGGACGAGATTATGTCTCTCAGGGCAATTCTGATAATCTAAATCTAAACTGTTGACACTGACAATGCCGAGGGAAATGCACTTTGATtggatttgtgttgttttgtgtgtaaagGACAGATTAGGATGGAGAATTTAGCTACAACTACATCCAGCACTGCCTCCAGCAATGACCAGCTTTTGGGTTCCATATTGCCATCTTAATAGAGTATGAGGTATAGGATTCAGTACTTGGTCTGCCATAATGTGCATTTAAATATAACGCAGAACCGTTGATGTTAGGTCACATGTGACACAAGTTTATGATGTCGATCAGCTATTCAGCATTTTATCTCTGCTAGTTGTCGCTGAAGTTCGACAATTCTGACCAGACAATAActgtggtattttaaaaatgacagattgtTATCATGTTACTATGTTAACTGCCTGGTTGACACTCCAACACAGGAACAACATACAGTACAGTTGTGGTTACAGACCCTCTCTCCAACTCGACTCCTCCTATTTTAAGTCTAATTTcttgtaatttaccaaaaatgagacaaaacacacaattaagCAAAGTTAAAGATACATTTGACTGCTAGCATTATTCTTTTTTCGAAAATTTTCTATCGATACCGTGACAATATAGTTATTGACAGTTAATTTGGCCACAACAATCAAGTCGTAAAAGTCTGATATTGTGACAGAACTGCAGTAGTTTTCAGTGTGCAATTTTATGTGATGAATGATGTGTGCAGTGAGGATGGGTCTTAACCCCTCACCAGAAAGTAAATTATAGTAAAGTATATTTCCTAAAGTGATaaatttgtgatttaaactATACAATAATAGAGGTACATTTCATAAATTCTACAAACATCATTAAAATTTCTGAAATGTTGCCCTGCCCCATATTTTTCTCCCAACAGCCATAATTGAAATGGATGCTAAACGAGCGCCTCAAGATAAACTTGCATGTGTGTCCAAATGCAGTCAGCATGTCTTCGAAGCTCTCTCCACGTCTAACAGTGAACCTGCTAATGCTGATGACTTCCTGTCAGGCCTGATTTATGTGGTGTTGAAGGCCAATCCACCTCGCCTGCACTCAAATATGCAATATGTGATTCGGTTTGGTCTCCCTCACAGTCTAATGGCAGGAGAGAGCGGCTACTATTTCACAAACTTGGTAAGTTGATCACAAAGTTGCTCATCTATCACACACAACAAGATGTGAGGTCCACTGATATCTCATGCCTCTGTCCTCGTCCCATGATTTAGTCTTGTGCGGAGACCTTCATTGAAAAGCTGGATGGGCCGGCACTCAACCTCAGTCCAGAAGAGTTTGAAGGCTACATGCTGGGTCAGCGTGCTCCCTCCGCAAAGAACAAGAGACTGCAGGCTGCCAGTGACACACAGCACCTGTTAGAACAGCTGAAAGACCGGCAGGAGAAGCTGGACGAAGGGATGGATGCTCTTAATGTGCAGCTACAAAAATGGGTCCAAGCAGTTCATTCACAACTGGATGAGACGGCAACCCAGTTTTTTctggtgcagaaggagataacgGCTCAAGCTGAGCTCTCACAGATGGTTTCATCTTCAGCTCAGGATGAAAAAGAGCCGTCACTACTGGCACTGAAGGATCAACAAGCAGGTCCAAAAGATACAGACTGTTAGAGCTATTAGGAGAAACTCCCTCATCTGGTACTCAATTCTCTGTAATCATCAGCACTAATGTATGAAAGCTGCAAAACAAGTAGGATTTATATTCTAATGCCATATTTGCACAAGTTCCAACCATAGAAGTAGGCAATTCCTAAGCCAGTCGAAATGAAGGAAAACCTCCTGAAGGAAACTTTTTACATGTAGTAGCACAGGTCACAccatttttaatgactttgCTCAATACTTTCCAATTCCTAGTAACAGATGTGATTGAAAGTTAAGCACTCAGGGTACACAGCACTTGGGGACGTTacctaaatatttaaatgtgctaATTCAATAACATTTCTTTCTGATAGTTTATACCATTGTGCCTATATGTAGACTGATGTGAAATTTGATAAACGTGCAACAGGAGAAAATGTTAGTTGTAAACCACTACAAGTCAGAGGTTGTATttatgaaaaacagtttttctgagGTGTTTAATTGTTCTCAGTATATTTCATTTACAGTCCAGTGCaaaatttgtaacatttttccATGTGTCTAGTGTGCAGAAGCTGCACATTGTTTACAGCTTTTGAATGGTTTCTAAAAAAC
Above is a genomic segment from Amphiprion ocellaris isolate individual 3 ecotype Okinawa chromosome 6, ASM2253959v1, whole genome shotgun sequence containing:
- the LOC111576629 gene encoding rab5 GDP/GTP exchange factor-like, with the translated sequence MRENCTMWTDKQRGIRVSKEELLCKNACGYYGNPAWQGFCSKCWRERARPAAAPRQDARPSNDGTPPTFSKFEEKKNIEKGRRINTMRRLFWGSPSPPKPQESPESRANALKAFQSLEPGDFTGFLKILRSPSSQRLQSRCTAFLNTMEAYHALPVQKQSDLVQDFYQSFAEYFRGFPEVQVTQIMEHVEKLIMTRLHKWVFCHDSCDDEQKDLILQKRIRSLNWVTPQMLGVPFPDKNTSVTGDPFLPAITAIIEMDAKRAPQDKLACVSKCSQHVFEALSTSNSEPANADDFLSGLIYVVLKANPPRLHSNMQYVIRFGLPHSLMAGESGYYFTNLSCAETFIEKLDGPALNLSPEEFEGYMLGQRAPSAKNKRLQAASDTQHLLEQLKDRQEKLDEGMDALNVQLQKWVQAVHSQLDETATQFFLVQKEITAQAELSQMVSSSAQDEKEPSLLALKDQQAGPKDTDC